Genomic DNA from Eschrichtius robustus isolate mEscRob2 chromosome 4, mEscRob2.pri, whole genome shotgun sequence:
CACCCGGTTGGCCAGGCTCAGCCATGATCAAGGCAATCCTCATCTTTAACAACCATGGGAAGCCGCGGCTCTCCAAGTTCTACCAGCCCTACAGTGAAGATACACAACAGCAAATCATCAGGGAGACATTCCATTTGGTATCGAAGAGAGATGAAAATGTTTGTAATTTCCTAGAAGGAGGATCATTAACTGGATGATCTGACAAGAAACTGATTTATAGACATTATGCAACGTTATATTTTGTCTTCTGTGAGAATTCTTCAGAAAGTGAACTTGTCATTTTAGATTTAATTCAATTATTTGTGGAAACATTAGACAAGTGTTTTGAAAACGTCTGTGAACTGGATTTAATTTTCCACGTAGACAATGTTCACAATATCTTTGAAGAAATGGTGATGGGGAGAATGGTATTGGAGACGAACATGAATGAGATTGTTACACACATTGATGCACAAACTAAACTGGAGAAATCTGTGGCTGGCTTAGCAGGAGCTCCAGCCCGTGCTGTATCAGCTGTAAAGAATACGAATCTTCCTGAGATTCCAAGAAATATTAACATTGGTGACATCAGCATAAAAGTGCCAAACCTtctctcttttaaataaaaaatttaaaaggccaCTCCCAGGTAAAATCTGGGGGAAAAGTCATCTAAGTTTACCATGCAGTTGTTTACCAAAAATATAGGAGGAGAGTCTTCActtttgttcttggattttaagtcAAGGTACTGTATAGAAGTTATGTAAAATCGGTATGGAAGTTCATTGGTGCTTTTCTTGCTCAGTGATTTTGAAGAAACTGAGTATTTACAGtgtgaattttttctttattttctaaactgCATTCCTATGTCCACCTAAGGCATGCCTCTATGTATTGGCTACTACAGTATTTTGAAAAGTGTTTGAGacatttctttaaattatataCAACCCAAAATGTTGGTGCTTTGTATGGATCACAAGTACAGCATTCctaattctttcttttatttgtcaCAATTGTTATTTAAAGAACGAAGTATGCACTGCATGAAAACATTATGACCTTTTTCTCTTAGTTTAAATAAACTCTGAGGTaactggactttaaaaaaaaaaaagtgttcaagCCAATCAATTTAAGATAAAGTTCAACAGAAAAATACATCAAAGAATAGGAATAgcaattcataaaaaggaaaacctgaataacaataaaaaatatgaaaagatgatccATCTCATTATAGAACCTCAGAATcagacaaatgaaaattaaaatgagataatatagtaCTTCATACACATCAGATTGAAAAAATTAAGACAGACTCTACCAAGTGAGGGTGTGGAAATCAAATAACTCTCCTATATAGTGGTGAAATATAAATTGACAAAACTGTGAAATGTACCATACTACATAGCAATTCTACCATCAGGCTTATTCTAAAGTGCTCATGGAGAGAAATATATGAGTATTGATTACAGTTTTGTTCGTAATTAGGAATACTCAGAAAAACTTTATATATCCACTAATAAGACAAGGGATAAATAAATTGAGGGATATTAAGTCACTGTATTATACTGGAGTTAAAATGA
This window encodes:
- the LOC137763599 gene encoding AP-3 complex subunit sigma-1-like — its product is MIKAILIFNNHGKPRLSKFYQPYNLIQLFVETLDKCFENVCELDLIFHVDNVHNIFEEMVMGRMVLETNMNEIVTHIDAQTKLEKSVAGLAGAPARAVSAVKNTNLPEIPRNINIGDISIKVPNLLSFK